A window from Vulcanimicrobium alpinum encodes these proteins:
- a CDS encoding vWA domain-containing protein — protein sequence MTVTHPWWLLAGLVLAAAFLALAHAASRRADAAALAYSNLAFFEAATARRIDPALALAVATACGIALLGAALAGIRIVATLPSGAGAVVLCVDTSGSMRSTDVAPSRSDAAAAAVRAFVDAVPDGTRIGIVAFSSAAGVVQPLTDDKDVARDAIGRIPPPNGGTAIGDALSAAARLLPPAGRRAIVLITDGVNNLGSDPSQAAPQIGAGGIEIDTIGIGTNDSGQLVPGTDQTASIDEDALRQIAEAAHGAYARANDAGTLRGRLAALAHSTTAEKKRIDASLPLALAGGLVAIAGLGAGMLAGRFP from the coding sequence ATGACCGTCACGCACCCGTGGTGGCTCCTCGCCGGACTCGTGCTCGCGGCGGCGTTTCTCGCCCTCGCGCACGCCGCGTCGCGCCGCGCCGATGCCGCGGCGCTGGCGTACAGCAACCTCGCGTTCTTTGAAGCGGCAACCGCGCGGCGCATCGATCCGGCACTCGCGCTCGCGGTCGCGACCGCGTGCGGGATCGCCCTGCTCGGCGCCGCGCTGGCGGGGATTCGCATCGTCGCGACGCTGCCGTCCGGCGCCGGCGCGGTCGTGCTGTGCGTCGACACCTCGGGCTCGATGCGCTCGACCGACGTCGCGCCGTCACGGTCCGATGCCGCCGCGGCCGCGGTGCGCGCGTTCGTCGACGCAGTCCCCGACGGGACGCGCATCGGGATCGTCGCGTTCTCGAGCGCAGCCGGCGTCGTTCAGCCGCTCACCGACGACAAAGACGTCGCGCGCGACGCGATCGGCCGCATCCCGCCGCCGAACGGCGGTACGGCGATCGGCGACGCGCTGAGCGCGGCAGCGCGCCTGCTGCCGCCGGCGGGACGCCGCGCGATCGTGCTGATCACCGACGGCGTGAACAATCTCGGCAGCGATCCCTCGCAGGCCGCGCCGCAGATCGGCGCGGGCGGGATCGAGATCGACACGATCGGGATCGGCACCAACGACAGCGGGCAGTTGGTCCCGGGAACCGATCAGACCGCGTCGATCGACGAAGACGCCCTCCGCCAGATCGCCGAGGCGGCGCACGGCGCGTACGCGCGCGCGAACGACGCCGGGACGCTGCGCGGCCGGCTCGCGGCGCTCGCGCACAGCACGACGGCGGAGAAGAAGCGCATCGACGCGTCCCTGCCGCTGGCGCTCGCCGGCGGGCTCGTCGCGATCGCGGGGCTCGGTGCCGGGATGCTGGCGGGCCGCTTCCCGTAG
- a CDS encoding DUF58 domain-containing protein, with product MNALRTAILRGARSRARPGAATRGARPGDGLVFSQLRTYVEGDDPRRIDHAATARVGTLQTRVFLEENALVLAAILDESGSMRVGRKRPLLAAGQDALRTWFGAMENEDAAARIVDARVVRDRRAAPLAEAREPFAFATALTIALRALPRGASLLAIGDGFDLPDDDLLARAGLRFDATVLLARDPWRDDLPLAGFVRLRDGESGRVHRAYVDARTRSRYRSASREREAALHARFAQAGWRTGVLDESDGRASLLRAFGLPG from the coding sequence GTGAACGCGCTGCGCACCGCGATCCTGCGCGGCGCGCGGTCGCGCGCGCGGCCGGGCGCCGCGACGCGCGGTGCGCGCCCGGGCGACGGCCTGGTGTTCTCGCAGCTGCGCACGTACGTCGAAGGAGACGATCCGCGCCGCATCGATCACGCCGCGACCGCGCGCGTCGGCACCCTGCAGACGCGCGTCTTCCTGGAAGAGAACGCGCTCGTCCTCGCCGCGATCCTCGACGAGTCGGGTTCGATGCGCGTCGGGCGCAAGCGTCCGCTGCTCGCGGCCGGGCAGGACGCGCTGCGCACCTGGTTCGGCGCGATGGAGAACGAGGATGCCGCCGCGCGCATCGTCGACGCCCGCGTCGTGCGCGATCGCCGCGCCGCGCCGCTCGCCGAAGCGCGTGAACCCTTCGCGTTCGCGACGGCGCTGACGATCGCGCTGCGTGCGCTGCCGCGCGGAGCGTCATTGCTCGCAATCGGTGACGGCTTCGATCTGCCCGACGATGACCTGCTGGCACGCGCCGGACTGCGCTTCGACGCCACGGTCCTGCTCGCGCGCGATCCGTGGCGGGACGACTTGCCGCTCGCGGGCTTCGTCCGCCTGCGCGACGGCGAGAGCGGGCGCGTGCACCGCGCGTACGTCGACGCACGCACGCGCTCGCGTTACCGCAGCGCATCCCGCGAACGAGAAGCCGCGCTGCACGCGCGCTTCGCGCAGGCCGGCTGGCGCACGGGCGTCCTCGACGAATCCGACGGCCGCGCGTCGCTGCTGCGCGCGTTCGGGCTGCCGGGATGA
- a CDS encoding AAA family ATPase, with protein sequence MSKPADVVDALRATIVGQDEVVEVLVLALIAGGHVLLEGAPGVAKTLACRVLAAAVGGVFRRVQFTPDLLPSDVVGTRIFDQKSGEFATVFGPLFANVVLADEINRAPAKVQSALLEGMQERRATIGLQTYDLPAPFVVLATMNPYDADGTYPLPLAQLDRFLAKVVVAYPSLDEERTIVDRFGAGELPLRTGVASLDDVLRWQHEAHGVFVDAKVRDYAVDVVRASRGAAMVSHGASPRAALALVALSRARAYLEGRTFATPDDVRDLAPSVLRHRLSYDDRIAIAGDDPETVVREIVAAVRAP encoded by the coding sequence ATGAGCAAACCCGCGGACGTCGTCGACGCGCTGCGCGCCACGATCGTCGGTCAGGACGAAGTCGTCGAAGTGCTCGTGCTCGCCCTGATCGCCGGCGGGCACGTCCTGCTCGAAGGTGCGCCCGGCGTCGCCAAGACGCTGGCGTGCCGCGTCCTCGCCGCCGCGGTCGGCGGCGTCTTCCGGCGCGTGCAGTTCACCCCCGATCTGCTTCCTTCGGACGTCGTCGGGACGCGCATCTTCGATCAGAAGTCGGGCGAGTTCGCGACCGTCTTCGGCCCGCTCTTCGCCAACGTCGTGCTCGCCGACGAGATCAACCGCGCGCCGGCGAAGGTGCAATCGGCGCTGCTCGAAGGGATGCAGGAACGGCGCGCGACGATCGGGCTGCAGACGTACGATCTGCCGGCGCCGTTCGTCGTCCTCGCGACGATGAACCCCTACGACGCGGACGGGACGTACCCTCTCCCGCTCGCGCAGCTCGACCGCTTTCTGGCGAAGGTCGTCGTGGCGTACCCGTCGCTCGACGAGGAGCGGACGATCGTCGACCGCTTCGGTGCCGGCGAACTCCCGCTGCGCACGGGCGTCGCGTCGCTCGACGACGTGCTGCGGTGGCAGCACGAAGCGCACGGCGTCTTCGTTGACGCGAAGGTCCGCGATTACGCGGTCGACGTCGTGCGCGCGTCGCGCGGCGCAGCGATGGTCTCGCACGGCGCGAGCCCGCGCGCGGCGCTGGCGCTCGTCGCCCTCTCGCGGGCGCGGGCATATCTCGAGGGGCGGACGTTCGCGACCCCGGATGACGTGCGCGATCTGGCGCCGTCGGTGCTGCGCCACCGGCTTTCCTACGACGACCGGATCGCGATCGCCGGCGACGATCCCGAGACGGTGGTGCGCGAGATCGTCGCGGCGGTGCGCGCGCCGTGA
- a CDS encoding BatD family protein produces the protein MARARRAVAALGACAALALAAGSSAFVRPAGAQGLRTLHVDALAMRVDKQQVHLGETFHLAIHVHVRERVPALDELVVPDVGSMLLLGDERHVSQSSNGTEVIETLTLEPRDAGAYTFPPAYLDAIDARSKRPSRFSAAPVRVVVLAAGTAAGGSAITAARIGGLLVAALAVLAAVLVAIGFVRVRRRRAQTVADAALPIAAPAAPDAAPLSPRDEVAGALRAYRSAPADGALTALRTSLFAASGVAPGATLRDALASARDARLRAALLAAEDAAFGPAAGRDGASRELIDATQKWLG, from the coding sequence ATGGCTCGAGCGCGTCGAGCGGTAGCGGCGCTCGGCGCGTGCGCCGCGCTCGCGCTCGCCGCGGGATCTTCGGCGTTCGTGCGGCCGGCCGGCGCGCAGGGTCTGCGCACGCTGCATGTCGACGCGCTCGCGATGCGCGTCGACAAACAGCAGGTGCACCTCGGTGAGACCTTTCATCTCGCGATCCACGTGCACGTCCGCGAACGCGTCCCGGCGCTCGACGAGCTCGTCGTCCCCGACGTCGGCTCGATGCTGCTGCTCGGCGACGAACGGCACGTCAGCCAGAGTTCGAACGGAACCGAGGTGATAGAAACGCTGACGCTCGAACCGCGCGACGCCGGCGCGTACACGTTCCCGCCCGCGTACCTCGACGCGATCGACGCGCGCTCGAAGCGCCCGTCGCGCTTCTCGGCCGCGCCGGTGCGCGTCGTCGTGCTGGCGGCCGGCACGGCAGCCGGCGGTTCCGCGATTACCGCGGCACGGATCGGCGGCCTGCTGGTCGCGGCGCTGGCCGTGCTCGCTGCGGTCCTGGTTGCGATCGGGTTCGTGCGCGTGCGCCGCCGCCGCGCGCAGACGGTCGCGGACGCAGCGCTGCCGATCGCCGCGCCGGCTGCACCGGACGCGGCGCCGCTGTCGCCGCGTGACGAGGTCGCGGGCGCCCTGCGCGCGTATCGCAGCGCACCCGCCGATGGTGCGCTGACCGCGCTGCGCACGTCGCTGTTCGCGGCTTCCGGCGTCGCGCCGGGCGCGACCCTGCGCGACGCGCTCGCATCGGCGCGCGACGCCCGGCTGCGCGCCGCGCTGCTGGCCGCTGAAGACGCCGCGTTCGGCCCCGCGGCGGGCCGCGACGGCGCGTCGCGCGAGTTGATCGACGCAACGCAGAAATGGCTGGGATGA
- the carA gene encoding glutamine-hydrolyzing carbamoyl-phosphate synthase small subunit has translation MIPAATTRHNAVLLLADGTRFDGEGLSATGIALGEAVFYTGMTGYEEALTDPSYAGQILGFTYPLIGNYGVSGTVSQHPHACVAGAAIKHLAQHPSHYASVQDLGSWLDAQHVRTIVGIDTRALTIALREHGTIAAALAVGDEAIAQVDETLARYAREATTQGLVAGVADAYTPGQTVGDGAMHVVLIDCGVKRAILRDLTALDTRVTVLPYGATSDEILACKPDAVLVSPGPGDPRDLGGTVKTLRALIGKTPVFGVCLGHQLLALALGAQTYKLPYGHRGGNQPVKDLVHREVLVTAHNHGYAVDGATLPAELEATMINLNDGTNEGFRHRTLPIEAVQFHPEASPGPFDARSLFARWLERVER, from the coding sequence ATGATCCCCGCCGCGACTACTCGCCACAACGCCGTCCTGCTGCTCGCCGACGGGACGCGCTTCGACGGCGAGGGGCTCTCCGCGACCGGAATCGCGCTCGGGGAAGCGGTGTTTTATACCGGGATGACCGGCTACGAGGAAGCGCTGACCGATCCGTCCTACGCGGGGCAGATCCTCGGCTTCACCTATCCCCTGATCGGAAACTACGGCGTGAGCGGGACGGTCTCGCAACATCCGCACGCGTGCGTCGCCGGCGCGGCGATCAAACATCTCGCACAGCATCCCTCGCATTACGCGTCGGTCCAGGATCTCGGTTCGTGGCTCGACGCGCAGCACGTCCGCACGATCGTCGGGATCGACACCCGCGCCCTGACGATCGCGCTGCGCGAGCACGGCACGATCGCGGCGGCCCTCGCCGTCGGCGACGAGGCGATCGCGCAGGTCGACGAAACGCTGGCGCGTTACGCGCGCGAGGCGACGACGCAGGGTCTGGTCGCCGGCGTCGCCGACGCGTATACCCCCGGCCAGACGGTCGGCGACGGTGCGATGCACGTCGTGCTGATCGACTGCGGCGTGAAGCGGGCGATCCTGCGCGACCTCACCGCACTCGATACGCGCGTGACGGTTCTTCCCTACGGTGCGACGAGCGACGAGATCCTCGCGTGCAAGCCCGACGCGGTCCTGGTCTCGCCGGGTCCCGGCGATCCGCGCGATCTCGGCGGCACGGTTAAGACGCTGCGCGCACTGATCGGGAAGACGCCGGTCTTCGGCGTGTGTCTGGGGCACCAGTTGCTCGCGCTCGCGCTCGGCGCGCAGACCTACAAGCTCCCCTACGGCCATCGCGGCGGAAACCAGCCGGTGAAAGATCTCGTCCATCGTGAAGTGCTGGTCACGGCCCACAACCACGGGTACGCGGTCGACGGCGCGACGCTTCCCGCCGAGCTCGAAGCGACGATGATCAACCTCAACGACGGGACCAACGAAGGCTTCCGGCACCGGACGCTTCCGATCGAGGCGGTGCAATTTCACCCCGAGGCGTCGCCGGGGCCGTTCGACGCGCGGAGTCTGTTCGCGCGATGGCTCGAGCGCGTCGAGCGGTAG
- a CDS encoding dihydroorotase produces MKTLIRGGRVIDPLQGIDANRDVLIENGFVTQIGEHLDAAGVRVVDASNAFVAPGFIDMHVHLREPGQTHKETIATGTAAAVAGGFTAVACMPNTEPALDSAAIVSEVVRRADAAGLARVYPVGAITRGRAGAELAPYHLLADAACVAFSDDGSTPRDARVLRNAARYAADLAHCFISHCEDADLKGDAVMNEGEASMRLGLDGSPGLAEDVIVARDLLIAQDTGKAWHIAHVSTANSLELIRWARGRGVRVTCEVTPHHLAFVDDRFDDYRADSKVNPPLRDARDRDALRAGVLDGTIDAFATDHAPHGLDEKAQLLSAAPVGFTGLEIAVGAYALALPELGLERYVTLLSVNPARILGVPGGSLAVGSAGDVTVFADRPWTVDARLFRSKGKNTPFDGLTLPRRALATVIDGAVVFEHGRVLPREEVPA; encoded by the coding sequence ATGAAGACGCTGATTCGCGGCGGCCGCGTGATCGATCCGCTGCAGGGGATCGACGCGAACCGCGACGTCCTGATCGAGAACGGGTTCGTGACGCAGATCGGCGAGCATCTCGATGCCGCCGGCGTGCGCGTCGTCGACGCGAGCAACGCGTTCGTTGCGCCCGGGTTCATCGACATGCACGTCCACCTGCGCGAGCCGGGTCAGACGCACAAGGAGACGATCGCGACCGGAACCGCGGCCGCCGTCGCGGGCGGCTTTACCGCGGTCGCGTGCATGCCCAACACCGAGCCCGCGCTCGACTCGGCGGCGATCGTCTCGGAGGTGGTCCGGCGCGCCGACGCCGCCGGCCTCGCGCGGGTGTATCCCGTCGGCGCGATCACCAGAGGCCGCGCCGGTGCGGAACTCGCGCCGTATCACCTGCTCGCCGACGCGGCCTGCGTCGCGTTCAGCGACGACGGTTCGACGCCGCGCGACGCGCGCGTCCTGCGCAATGCTGCGCGCTACGCCGCCGACCTCGCGCACTGCTTCATCTCGCACTGCGAAGACGCCGACCTCAAAGGCGACGCGGTGATGAACGAGGGCGAAGCCTCGATGCGGCTGGGCCTCGACGGTTCGCCGGGGCTGGCGGAGGACGTCATCGTCGCCCGCGATCTGCTGATCGCGCAGGACACCGGAAAGGCGTGGCACATCGCGCACGTCTCGACGGCGAACTCGCTCGAGCTGATCCGCTGGGCGCGCGGACGCGGCGTGCGCGTCACCTGCGAGGTGACGCCGCACCATCTGGCGTTCGTCGACGACCGCTTCGACGACTATCGTGCCGACTCGAAGGTCAACCCGCCGCTGCGCGACGCGCGCGACCGCGACGCATTGCGCGCGGGCGTTCTCGACGGAACGATCGACGCGTTCGCGACCGATCACGCGCCGCACGGGCTCGACGAGAAGGCGCAGCTGCTCTCCGCCGCGCCCGTCGGCTTCACCGGCCTCGAGATCGCGGTCGGCGCGTACGCGTTGGCGCTGCCGGAACTGGGGCTCGAGCGCTACGTGACGCTCCTCTCCGTCAACCCGGCGCGGATCCTCGGCGTACCGGGCGGCTCGCTCGCGGTCGGCTCCGCCGGCGACGTCACGGTGTTCGCCGATCGCCCGTGGACCGTCGACGCGCGGCTGTTCCGCTCGAAGGGGAAGAACACGCCGTTCGACGGGTTGACGCTGCCGCGGCGCGCGCTCGCGACGGTGATCGACGGCGCGGTTGTCTTCGAACACGGCCGCGTGCTACCGCGTGAAGAGGTCCCTGCATGA
- a CDS encoding aspartate carbamoyltransferase catalytic subunit, with product MAPRSLLDVDDLAPAELVGVLDRAVAFRDALPSRSLLAGVPVLNLFFEASTRTATSFTLAEQRVGADVISFAPGASSLGKGETIADTALTLHGIGVRVIVVRHHESGFARRLADAFDGHVVNAGDGTHAHPTQALLDLMTLRQEFGRFAGLRVAIVGDILHSRVARSNIVGMTMLGIDVTLVGPATLLPDAFASHGVRIERDLDALLPSLDAVMMLRIQRERISGGLLPSLDDYTQRYQLNRARLRSLRNDAVILHPGPYNRGVELTDDVLDDPRSRYVAQVHNGVFVRMAVLDLLVNGAAVAA from the coding sequence GTGGCCCCGCGTAGCCTCCTCGACGTCGACGATCTCGCCCCCGCAGAACTCGTCGGCGTGCTCGACCGCGCGGTTGCGTTTCGCGACGCGCTCCCCTCGCGCAGCCTGCTCGCCGGCGTTCCGGTGCTCAACCTGTTCTTCGAAGCGTCGACGCGCACCGCGACGTCGTTCACGCTCGCCGAACAGCGCGTCGGCGCCGACGTGATCTCGTTCGCGCCGGGCGCGTCGAGTCTGGGCAAAGGCGAGACGATCGCCGACACCGCGCTCACCCTGCACGGGATCGGCGTGCGCGTCATCGTCGTGCGCCATCACGAGTCCGGCTTCGCGCGCCGGCTCGCCGACGCGTTCGACGGCCACGTCGTGAACGCCGGCGACGGCACGCACGCGCATCCGACGCAGGCGCTGCTCGACCTGATGACGCTGCGCCAGGAGTTCGGGCGCTTCGCCGGTCTGCGGGTCGCGATCGTCGGCGACATCCTCCACTCGAGGGTCGCGCGTTCGAACATCGTCGGGATGACGATGCTCGGGATCGACGTGACGCTCGTCGGCCCGGCGACGCTGCTTCCCGACGCGTTCGCCTCGCACGGCGTGCGCATCGAGCGCGATCTCGACGCGCTGCTGCCGTCCCTCGACGCGGTGATGATGCTGCGCATCCAGCGCGAACGGATCAGCGGCGGGCTGCTCCCGTCGCTCGACGACTACACGCAGCGCTACCAGCTCAACCGCGCGCGGCTGCGATCGCTGCGCAACGACGCGGTGATCCTGCATCCGGGCCCGTACAACCGCGGCGTCGAATTGACCGACGACGTCCTCGACGATCCGCGCTCGCGCTACGTCGCGCAGGTGCACAACGGCGTCTTCGTCCGCATGGCCGTGCTGGATCTGCTGGTCAACGGCGCCGCGGTGGCGGCATGA
- the pyrR gene encoding bifunctional pyr operon transcriptional regulator/uracil phosphoribosyltransferase PyrR produces the protein MQTAVTRRRVLMSSDEIERAIARMAHQIVEPEDVQEGLLLIGIRRGGEALARRLASKVGEIRGTLPDLGFLNVNLYRDDDVARELPESEIRSTITGQTVVLVDDVLYTGRTVRAALDAVTDLGRPRAIRLAVLVDRGLRELPVQGDYVGKVIPTSRREHIDVILSAQRSDADAVTVTDEDRGPA, from the coding sequence ATGCAAACCGCGGTCACCCGCCGGCGCGTGCTCATGTCGTCCGACGAGATCGAACGGGCGATCGCGCGGATGGCCCATCAGATCGTCGAACCGGAAGACGTCCAGGAAGGACTCCTGCTCATCGGGATACGACGCGGCGGCGAAGCGCTCGCGCGTCGGTTGGCCTCGAAGGTCGGCGAGATCCGCGGAACCCTGCCCGACCTCGGCTTTCTCAATGTGAATCTGTATCGCGACGACGACGTCGCCCGCGAACTCCCCGAGTCGGAGATTCGCAGCACGATCACCGGCCAGACCGTCGTCCTCGTCGACGACGTGCTCTACACCGGGCGCACCGTGCGCGCCGCGCTCGACGCGGTGACCGACCTCGGCCGCCCGCGGGCGATCCGGCTCGCCGTGCTCGTCGACCGCGGCCTGCGCGAACTTCCCGTGCAGGGCGATTACGTCGGCAAGGTGATCCCGACCAGCCGCCGCGAGCACATCGACGTCATTCTCTCCGCGCAACGATCCGACGCCGACGCCGTCACGGTGACCGACGAGGATCGTGGCCCCGCGTAG
- a CDS encoding DUF1440 domain-containing protein — MTTIARLAGSVVAGLGATWMMDRADKLVYNAQSEAVHRPESELEDLTGPGQFARAVMRAAGHEPSHDEAVRWGRVAHVSFGVLLALAYVPLSRRARWLRGGGGALYGALAFPANAVVVPALGLTPPTTAFPPQTALRGLLYHLVYGIALETQVRALRLRADDA, encoded by the coding sequence ATGACGACCATCGCCCGTCTGGCCGGCTCCGTCGTCGCCGGGCTCGGTGCGACGTGGATGATGGATCGCGCCGACAAACTGGTCTACAACGCGCAATCCGAGGCCGTCCACCGGCCGGAATCCGAACTCGAAGACCTCACCGGTCCCGGACAATTCGCGCGCGCGGTCATGCGCGCGGCGGGGCACGAACCCTCGCACGACGAGGCGGTGCGCTGGGGACGCGTCGCGCACGTTTCGTTCGGAGTGCTGCTCGCGCTGGCGTACGTCCCGCTCTCGCGGCGAGCGCGGTGGCTGCGCGGCGGCGGCGGCGCGCTGTACGGCGCGCTCGCGTTTCCCGCCAACGCCGTCGTCGTCCCCGCGCTCGGGCTCACGCCGCCGACGACCGCGTTCCCGCCCCAGACGGCCCTGCGCGGGCTCCTCTACCACCTCGTCTACGGCATCGCGCTGGAGACGCAGGTGCGCGCGCTGCGCCTGCGCGCGGACGACGCTTAG